The Deinococcus puniceus genome segment GCCGAGGTTTACTACGCCGCCCCGCTCGTTCAAAATTGCGCCGAGGCTGGCGAGCAGCAGCGGCGTGCCCACCGCCAGCGCCCGCACCAGCGCCTCTACAAAGACGTTATCCATTTGCTTTACTCCCTGCGGGACGGGCTGTACCCCACGTCACCCGGTTTCTGATAAACACCTCGGAACTGATCAGGCACAGCAAAATGACGCCGCTGAACACGTCCACCACGCGGAAAGGCATATTCAGGTCAATCTTGAGCAGGTCGCCGCCTGCCAGAATGATCGCCATCACGGGGGCCGTGATCAGGCACAGCGCCGGGTTGCCGCGAGCCAGCCACGCCACGATCACGGCAGTAAAGCCGTAGCCGAGGCTGATCTGTCCGGCTTCCAGCAGGCGGTGATGGATGCCCGCCACTTCGCCCGCGCCTGCCAAGCCTGCCATGCCGCCCGTGATCAGGGCCACCGTCGTTGCCACCCGGCCCGCGCTGAGGCCCGCGTACCGCGCCGCGCCGGGATTCTCGCCCACCACGCGCAGGGCGTAGCCGAACGTAGAGCGGCTGAGTACCCATTGCAGCGTCAGTGCGCCCGCCACCCCCAGCACCAGCGTGGGCCAATGCACCTGCGTGCCGGGAATCACGTCCAGAAAGCCGTTTTCGGGAAACAGGTCGGTGTAGATGTACCCGCGCACCTCTTTGCCCTTCCACGGCCCCGCGATCAGGTACGTCACCACCGCCACGGCGATGTAATTCAGCATTAGGGTGCTGAGAATCTCGTTGACGTTCAGGCGGCGCAGCCACGCGGCGATTCCGGCCCACAGCCCGCCGCCCACCGCGCCCATGATGAACATGGCAGGCAGCAGCAGCACGCCGGGCAGGGGTAAAAACAGCGCCGTACCTGCGGCGAACACGGCCCCCAACAGCACTTGCCCTTCCGCCCCGATGTTGAAGAATTGCGCCCGGAACGCCAACGCCAGCCCGGAGCCGATAAGAAGCAGGGGAATGGTGCGCCGGGCGACTTCGGCCAGTCCGGTGGAATCGCCCAGCGTACCGCGCAGCATGGTGCCGTAGACCGTGCCGGGGCTGACGCCGTAGAAAACGAAAATCAGGGCGCACAACAGCAGCGCCACGACAACGGCGGCCAACGTGACCCACGCGGCGCGGGCGGCAGATGGGGCGGACAGAGCCGTGAACCTCATGCAATAACCCCCTGATCTGCGCCGGGGATCACCGTCGGATGCGCCCCGCCCATCATCATGCCCAACGATTCCCGCGTGACTTCGGCCACCGGGAACGGCCCGCGCAATTCGCCGCCCACCATCACGCCGATTCGGTCAGACAAGCTCAGCAACTCGTCCAAATCCTCGCTGACCAGCAGCACGCCCGCGCCGCCCTCGGTGCGTTCCAGCAGCACCCGGTGAACCTGATCGGTGGCCCCGATGTCTAGCCCATAGGTGGGGTGTACAGCCAAAATCAGCTTGGGCGAACCGTTCAGCTCCCGTGCCAAAATCAACTTTTGAATGTTGCCGCCACTGAGCAGGCGGCTGGGGGTATGAATACCGGGAGTCGCCACTGAATAGGCTTCCACGTCTTGCCGCGCACGGGCGTCGGTAGCGGCGAGGTCGCGGGCCAGCCCCCTTGCCAGCGGCGCACGCGCATAGTCGCGCAGGGCCAGATTTTCGGCCACCGTCATGGTGGGCACGGTGCCGGAATGAATCCGGTCTTCGGGAATGTGGGCCACGCCGCCGCGAAAGCGTTCGTCGGCATTTCCGGTCAGGGGTTGCCCCGCCAGCGTCACCTCTCCCGCCGAAGCGTGCAGTCCGGCCAGCACTTCCACCAGTTCGCTCTGGCCGTTGCCCGCGATTCCGGCCACGCCCAAGACCTCGCCCTGACGCAGATCAAAAGTCAAGCCGCGCAGGGCAGGCAGACCGCGTGCGCCCAGTGCGGTCAGGTTCCGCACCGTCAAGAGCGGCGTTTCTGGCCTCGCAGCGCCTGTATCTAACCTCAGTGTGCGTTTGCGGGTAAAGTCCACGCTGCGGCCCACCATCATCTCGGCCAAATCCTCGCGGGTCGCGCCTGCCGTGTCGCGCCCGCCCACCACTTTGCCGCGCCGCAAGACGGTCACGCGGTCAGCCACCGCCAGCACCTCATCCAGCTTATGAGAGATGAAAATCAGGCTGCGCCCATCGGCTTTCAGCTCGCGCATCACGCGAAACAGGGCGTCGGCTTCCTGTGGGGTCAGCACGCTAGTCGGCTCATCCAGAATCAGGACTTGCGCCCCCCGCATCAGCGCCCGCACGATTTCCACCCGCTGTTTTTCTCCGGGCGACAGGTCGGACACGCGGGCCTGCGGATTCACTTCTAGGCCGTATTTGCTCGACAGTTCGCGCACCCGCCCCGCCACCCCACGCGCCGGGAACAAGCCGCTGCCCCCGCCGAGCGCAAGGTTTTCGGCCACAGTATGCCGCGCCACCAACAAGGGATGCTGCGGCACCAGCCCAATGCCTAATTTGAGCGCCTGCGCCGGACTGGTCACGCGCACGGGCTGGCCGCGCAACTCCACCGTGCCCTCATCGGGCTGATAGAGGCCGTACAGGATAGAAATCAGCGTGCTTTTGCCCGCGCCGTTTTCGCCCAGCAGGGCCAAGACTTCGCCCGCGTCTACGGTCAGGTCTACCGAATCGTTAGCCACCACGCCGGGAAACCGCTTGGTAATGCCGCGCAGCCGCAGCGCAGGCGGGACAGAATTGGCTTGTTGGGGTTGGGTCACGCTCTGAGTCACAGTCACCGTCCAGAAAGAAGGGGAGAGGGCGTGAGTGGAGGGTGTAGCGGCAAGAATTTCAGACTGCTTTGAGTGTGATGGAACAGCACAGCCAGAGCCTATCCCGACTCGTTTGGATTCTGCGCGGGCAGAGTCAGACCTGTGGCATCAAGACGGGCCAGCCCAACCCAAAAATTGTGACTTGTCTTTCATAGTAGTACGGCGTCTAAGTAAATGCAATCCGACTTGGAGCGCCAGCAAAAGAGGCGGAAGCTTTAGCCCCCGCCGTCCCTAGCATCTGGATTCCTTACGCCACAGGCGCAACCTCGTCGCTGTGAATCACGCGCAGTTCTTCGGCCTTGCCCTTCAGCAGCGGCATCACCAGTTCCCCGAAACGCCGGGATTCCTCCAGGTGCGGGTACCCGCTGAAAATGAACGAGCTGAAGCCCATCTCCTCATATCGGCGGATTTTGGCGGCCACTTGTTCGGGGCTGCCGATCAGGGCTACGCCGACGCCGCTGCGGGCCATGCCCACGCCCGCCCACAGGCCCGGTTCCACCATTAAATCCTCGCCCACGCCCGACAGCATCTCTATTTGGCGCTGCTGGCCTACGCCGTCCACATGGGCATAACTCGCCACAAACGCCGCCCGCACCGCTGGATCAACCCGGCTGATCAGGCGTTCGGCGGCGGCGCGGGCCTTGGCTTCGGTTTCGCGCACGATCACGTGGGTTCGCAGGCCGTAGCGCAGCTTGCGTCCAGTTTGGGCTTCCAGCGCCCGCATCTGCGCCATACGCTCGGCCAACATGTCTTCGCGCTCGCCCCACATCAGGTACACGTCGGCCAGATCGGCGGCAATTTGCTGAGCCACCGGGGAAGCGCCGCCAAAATACAGCGGAATGGGCTGCACGGGGGCGGGGTCTAACACGGCTTTCTCGAAGGAATACAGATCGGACTTGAAGGATTGCGGCGGCGGCTGCGTCCAGAGTTGGCGCAAAATGGTCATAAATTCGCGGGTGCGCTCGTAGCGGCGGGAGTGATCTTCATTGTCACCGTACATGGCATTCTCGGCGGGACTGCTTCCGGTCACGATGTTCAGGCGCACCCGCCCCGGAAACAGGTTTTGCAGGGTCGCCAGCATCTTGGCATACATGGCCGGATGGAACATACCGGGCCGCACCGCGATCAGCAGGGCCGGATCGGTGGCGGCAGTGCGGGCCAACGCTGCCACTGCCGCCGTGTAGTTTTCATGCTCGGAGTGGTAGTTGGTGGCGGTCAGCAGGGCGTCGAATCCGGCCTCGCCCGCCGTTTCGATCAGGCTGGAAATGTAGGGCAGCGTGGGCTTACGCGGCGGCCTTTCGCGGGTGCCGATGTACTCGCCGTCGCGGGAGAGTTGCAAGAACCACAGGAATTCGGACTGGGAAGGTTGGGTCATGGGAACCTCTGTTGGTGGTGAGTGGGCGGCGGGGATTGTTGGTGAACCCCCAGTCTGCTTCGCAGCCAGCCCCCCTCAAGGGGAGCGCAACAGCTTTTGTCCTCCCCTTGAGGGGGGGCGTTGCGAAGCAACGGGGGGGTTCACACGCAAGCTCAATTTAAAGCCTCACGCCTTCACCCCGCCCGCCGTCAAACCAGCCACAAAGCGTTTTTGGAACACGGCGATCAGGACAACGATGGGCACGGTGGCGATGACCACAGCGGCGGCGATCAGCGGCCACGGAAAGGCGAATTCGCCCTGATACAGCGTGACGCCCACCGACACGGTTCGCATGCTCAGGCGGGTATTGAAGCTGAGGGCCAGCAAGAATTCATTCCAAGAATTGACGAAGACCAGCAGCGCCGCCGTGACCACGCCGGGGGCCGACAGGGGCAGCACCACGCGGGTCAGTGCGCCGAAGCGGGTGGAGCCGTCCACCATCGCCGCCGATTCGAGGTCACGGGGAATGGAGCTGAAGAAGGCCACGAGTGTCAGAATGGCGACGGGCAGGCTGAGGGCCGCATACGGCAAAATCAGCGCCGGATAGGAGTTGAGCAGCGACGCGCCGCGCATCAGCCGGAACAGCGGCACCAACAGACTGACCACCGGGAACATGGAGAAGGCCACCACGACGGTCAGCAGCACACCCCGGCCCCGGATGTTCAGGCGCGAGAGGGCGTAGGCGGCGGGCGCGGCCACCACGATGGCCAGCACGGTACTCAGCAGACTGACAGTGAGGGAATTGAAGAAAAAGCGGGCGAACGGCTGCTCGGTAAACACCTGCGCGTAATTGGCAAAGTTCAGCGCACTCGGCAGGTATTGCACGGGAAATTTCTGCAATTCGCCCTCTGTCTTGATGGAGGTCAGCACCATCCAGATAAAGGGGAAGAATCCACCGACGATCAGGGCAGCGAGGCCTAACCAGCGGCCCGCCCGTTCCAGCGGTGAGAGGCGTGGGGGTGCGTCTTCCATGTCAGTCCCCCCCGCGCACGAAGCGCACGTAGACGGCAGTGACGGCCAAACTCACGGCAAACAGCGCCACGCTCAGGGTCGCCGCATAGCCGAAGTCCAGAAACTCGATAGACGTGCGGTAGATGTACACGCCCAACGTTTCCAACAAGCCCTGCGCCGGGGCCTGCTGAATGAAGGTGTACGGAATATCGAAGACCTGCACGGCGCTGATAGACCGGAAGATGAAGGCCACTGCTAGACTGGGAGCCAGCATCGGCAAAATAATGCGGAAGAAGGACTGCACCCGCGTCGCGCCGTCTACATCGGCGGCCTCGGTGAGTTCGCGGGGAATGCCCTGCAAGCCGCCCAGCACGATCAGGGCCACGAAAGAACTGGTTTTCCAGACAATCGTGACTACCATCGCCGCCACCGCCAGCCCCGGCGTAGACAGCCAGCGCAGCGGCTCCTGAATGATGCCCGTGCGTACCAGCAGGTCGTTGAACACGCCGTATTGCCCGTTGAACAGCCACGCGAATATAAGCCCCGTGATGACGGGCGGCATGGCCCACGGCAGCAGTAGGGCCACCCGCGCCAGCCCGCGCAACCGGCTGGGTGTATGGGCCGCCAGCGCCATAGGAATGCCCACCAGAAACGAACCAACAACGGTCAGCACGCCAAAAAACAGGGTATTGCGGAGCGCCTGCCCAAAACGGGGGTCACCGAACATCTGCACGTATTGCTGAAAGCCCACGAACGGCGTGCCCAGCCCCGGCTCGGTCAGTTTGTTCACGAACAGGCTGTCGCGCAGGGTCGTAATCATGGGAAACAGCAGAATGCCGCACAGCAGCAGCGCGGCGGGAGCCAGCAACATCACGGCCAGCCAGCCCTCGGACGGTTCCCGGCGAAAGCGGTGCGGCTTGGCCGGAAGCGAGGTGGATTGAGAGGGGAGAGCCATACACAGACCTCGCTTTAAGGTGGAGGTAAATCGATTTAGATTGCTGAGGAGGGCGTCTAAGGGTCTAAGAGTCGAGGGTCTAAGGGCAAACGCGTAGGGGTAACTGTCCCCACCTCTCCTGCGGAGCTTTGCAAGTCTAAGGGGGCGGTGCGGCAGCGACGGGGGGGTGCACGCGACTTCAATTTCAACCGCCCCCAGCTGCCGCTCGTCCTAGTCCCTTAGACCCTCAGACCAGCGCCCTTACTTGAGGAGTGGCTCCAAGTCCCGCTGCATGTCGGCCAGCGCCACATCTACCGTCTTGCTTCCGGCCACCGCTGCCGACACGTTGTTGCGAATAATTTCGCTGACGCGGGGATAGTTGGCGGTAATCGGGCGGGGGCGGGCCTTGGTCACAATAGAGAACAGGCTCTTGAAGTGGGGATTGGCCGCCACGACTCCGGCATCGTTGTACAGGCTCTTGCGGATAGGCAGGTACGCGCCTTTAATCGCCATTTCCTTCTGAATGTCGCTGCTGGCCATGAATTGCAGCAGTTTGGCGCTGGCGGCCTTGTTGCGGCTGTACGCGCTCACGGCCCATTGCCAGCCGCCCGTGCAGGTGGCGGTGCTGTTTTTGCCGAAGGCAGGAATGGCCGTTACGCCCACATCGCCCTTGACTTTGGTGGGCTGGGGGCTGCTGCCCTGAAAATGCGCCCAAGCGTAGCTCCAGTTCATGCCGAACAAGACGTTTCCGGCCTGAAACTGCTGGCGGCTGTCGTCGGTTTTCATCTCGCTGGAAGCGGCGGGGGCCAGTTTGGTTTTCACGGCGTTCACCAAAAAGCCGAGGCCCTGCTTGGCGGCGGGGCTGGTCACGTCGTTCACGTTGCCGCCGCCCGTCCACGTCAGTTGCAAAAAGTTGCAGACCGTTCCTTCAATGGGCGCGCCCTGAAAGTTGAAGCCCTGCAAGTTGCCGCCCTCGGCCTTCTGAATGCGGGCGGCGGTGGCAGCCAGTTCGTCCCAGGTTTTGGGCACTTTGGCGTTGTGCTTGGCCAGCAGATCCTTGCGGTAATACAGGAACTGCGCGTCGGTGAAGGCGGGCATGGCGTACAACTTGCCGCCCACGCTGGCAGCGTTCACCGGGCCAGCAAGGAAGGCTTTCAGGTACACCTCTTTGTTGGGCACGTAGGCGTCCAGCGGTTCGGCCCACCCTGCGGCGGCAAACGTGGCCGTGCGAACCACATCGATCAAGAAAATATCCAGCGTGTTGTCTTTGGCCGCCAGCACAGTCGTGAGGTACTGGTTCTGCGCCTCACTCGTGGCCCCGCCCGTTTCGATCTTAATTTTAATGTTCGGATTCTGTTTCTGAAAGCGGTCAAACAGCGGTTGGAAGATTTCGGGGCGTTGCTGGCTGCCCATGAAGACATTCAGGGTGGTGGTGGCAGCGCTGGCGGCAGAGCTGAGGAGCAGGGCGGTGGTCAGAACAAGACGGGTTCGCAGAGTGGTTCGCATAGTCAAGCCTCCAAAACGGGTCAGGGTTGACCCCAGAACAGATGACCAATCCTATCAACAGTTCATAGGCTGGGTCAGATGATGCCGCCCACCCCACTGCCTTCTCCCTGCTCCGGCCAAAGTGATTGGCATAAAGACGCACTGGCACACGGCCAACGGTTCGGACGCCACTTCACGGGTCAGGCGGGATTGTGCAAGTCAGGTTAAGGAATCTATATCACACAACGCCCTGACCGCTCTTTTATGACTAGTATGTCATTTAAACTAGAGCTGCTGATCAGAGGTAAGCCAACGCCCAGTCTGCTTGCCCGTGCGCCAGTCCGGCCCGCAGCAGGGCTTCTCCACTCGGTGCGCCGTCATGGAAGTAAGGGAGGCCCGCTGCCCGAGTCTGGAAGTCTTCCATGCTCTGCTTTTCGGGCGCGTGAAGGACTTCGGCCACTATGCCCGCCTCTACCCGGTACACCGCGCCGTACACGTTGCCGCGCCGGGCATCCAGCGACACGGCCACCGATTCCGACAGTCGCACGCCGTCTGGCCCGCGCACCAGCCCCTCCAGCGTGGGCACGCCCACCACCTCCGCGCCCCACACCCGCGCCAGCCCCAGCGCGTAGCTTGCGCCCACCCGCACGCCCGTATAGGACCCCGGCCCCGTGCCAATGACAATTCGCTCTGCCCGCAGCGGCAAGCCCGCTTCTTCAAACAGCTCGGCCACTGCGCCCGCCACCCGCTCGGCATGGGCGCGGCCCACCTCGGCAGACCAGACCCGCATGCCACCCGGCCACGCCAGCGCCAAGGTCAGGAATGGAGTGGCAGTATCAAGGGCCAGCGTTACGGGGGCGGCGTCGATAGGAGCAGGGGAGAAGGTCACGGGAGAATTGTAGGGCGCTGGGAGAGAGAGTTCGGGATCGTGGGTCGATTGTCCAAGGGTCTAAAGGTCTAGGGTCTAAGGAAGGGCAATCGCTTTGCTCAGTTCCCCTTATGCGGCTGCGGTTGTTTGTGCTTTTCGCACTGACCACTCCCCGGCCCAGAGCGCTCCTATCCCTCCACCGCGTAAGGAAACAGCAGCGTCGCCAGAATCACCGTGCCCACATCGAACGCCGCCAAGAAGCCCACCCACGCCGTCACTTCCGGCGTCCAGCCCGTTTGCAGCAGCAGGGTGGTGGCCTTCACGCTAGAGATGACCACAGGCACCAAGATGGGAAAGGCCAGCGCAGGCAGTAGGGCCTCACGCGCCCGCAGGCTGACCGTGATGCTGCCGTAGAACGTGGTTCCGGCAGCAAAGCCCAGTACGCCCAGCACGGTCAGGAGCGCCAGCTCGGGCCAAGGCACAGCACGGCCCGCGCCCGCCGCGCCAAACAGGATCAGACCCATCGGAACGGCCAGCGCCGCCACCAGCAGAAGCGGCCCCAACACGCCCAGCAACTTGCCCAGATACAGCGCCCCGTGCGCCCCCGGGTAGAGGGTGAGTTGCTCCAGCGCCCCGGCCTCCTGCTCCTGTGCAAAGGCCCGCTGAGCGCCCACGGCGGCGGCCAAAGCGAGAGCCGTCCAGACCGCGCCCGACGCCAATTCCGCCGCCCCATCGTCGGAACGGGTCACGCCTCCGGTGAGGGCCAGCCCCAGCACCAGCAGCACCAGTCCGGCAAAAAACCCTGTCGCCAGCAGCGCGTCACGGGTACGGCCTGCCACGCGCAGGTCTTTGGCGGCCACCGTGAGTACTGTCTGGAAGGCGGAGCGTGGGGTCTGAATGGTGGTGGGTGCATCGTGGATCGTGGTGATGCCCTCGTGTTGCCGGTCTTGCGCCTTACTGCCCGCCATAGTCCACCTCGCTCAGCACGCCGGACGCCAGCCGCAGCGCACGCGGGGCCACCTGCCGCGCCAGTTGCGGTTCGTGGGCGGCGATCAGCAGGGTCACGCCGCGCCCGGACAACTCGCCCAACAGGTCTAAGGTCAGTTGACGTCCGGCGTCGTCCAAATTGGCAAAGGGTTCGTCTACCAACGTGATCGGGCGGGCCAGCAAGTGAGCGCGGGCCAGTGCCAGCCGCTTCCGCATGCCAGCCGACAGGAAGCGCACCCGCCGCGCTGCCGCCCGTTCCAGCCCCACTCGGCGCAGGGCTGAAGCCGCATCACCCTTCAAGCTGTGCATCTGGAGGGCAAAATTCAGGTTCTCTTCGCCCGTCAGGTCAGGGTACAGGCCCGCGTCTACGGGCATCAGGTGAACACAGTCGCGCACCGCCCGCCCATCACGCAGGTCGAAGCCCAGCACCCGCCCCTCCCCGCGCGTGGGTTTCAGACCCGAAGAAATCAGGCGCAGCAGCGTGGTTTTGCCCGCCCCGTTTTCGCCCAGCAGGGTCACGCCGCTTCCGGCGGGAATGTCCAAGTCCAGCCCCCGCAAGATCACTTCGCGGCCCAAACGGAGCCAGACACCGCGCAACTGGACGGCGTGGGGAAGGGCGGAACGTGGATCGTGGATCGTGGAGAGGGCGGGATTAGACATTCTGCATCCGGGTGTGGAGAGGCCAGAAAAACAACAGCCCCACTGTTTTTTCTACGATCCACGATCCGTCCACCACGATCCTTACATCCTCAGCCATTCCGGCGTCACTCCATAAAAAAATGCGGCCAGTCGCGTAAATTGCCCGGTGATCATCAGGAGGCCCACCGCCACCAGAATGCCGCCGCCCACGCGCTCGAAAGTGCCGGAATAGCGGTTCAGACGGCGCAAATTCAGGCGGTTCCAGAGCAGGGCGGCCAGCAGAAACGGCACGGCGAGGCCCAGCGTGTAGGCGGCCAGTAAGCCCACGCCTTGGCCGAGGCTGGCCGTGCTGGCCGCCAACCCCAAAATGCTGCCCAGCGCCGGGCCGAGGCACGGACTCCAGCCGAAGGCGAACGCCGCGCCGAGGGCGACGGGGCCGTAGCCGCCCGCATCGGCCAGCGCACGGGTATCGCGCATCAGGAAGGGCAGGCGCACGACGCCCAGCATCACCAGCCCAAAAAAGATGATCAGGACGGCTGCCACCTGCCCCAGCAAAAATTTGTGCGGGGCCAGCACCGCGCCGAGGCTGCTGGCTGTCGCTCCCAGCGCAATAAACACCAGCCCGAACCCCAGAATAAAACCCAGCGCCCGCAGCAGCGGAGAGCGTGCGCCGCCGATGACGCCCAAATAACTGGGCACCAGCGGCAGCACGCAGGGGCTAAGAAACGAGAATAGCCCGGCCAGAAACGCCACAGCGAACGTGGGGGCAGATAGGCCGGAAGTCAACATACGGGCAGTCTAGCGGGCGCGGGGTGGGCGGGGCGTCCCGGCTCGGTGTCTTGGGGTGGCGGTGGGGTAGGTCTAAGGGTCTAGGGTCTAAGGTGCTGGGGCGGTGAGGTTCCGGCTGGGAACAGCAGCTAATTAACTACGTCTAGGACAGCCCTCGACTTTCTTAGACCCTTGACCCTTAGACGCCTTTACGCGCCCCAAGCAATCGACAATCGCCCTACCACTCGCCCCGAAAAGTCCCTTCCCATGCGTTCAGCACGCGCCCGCCTTGCACCAACAACACCGTCGGGTAAGCTCCGACTTTTAGGTTGCGGGCAAAAGTGGTAGCCTCCGCGCCGCGCCAAGGGTTGATGCCTGCGGGGGCCGGGGCGGGGATGTCTTCGGCGTTCACGGCCCGTACAGGCAATCCGCTGTCCAGCACAGCCTGCCATAGCTCGCCCAGGTCGCCGCAGTCGTGCGAGTAGACCACCACCACTTCGCGGTCAGCGGCACTCGTCCACGGGTGGGGCGGCAAAGGTTCGCCCAAACGCACGCGGGCGTCGGCTTGGCCTGCCCCCAAAGTCAGCAACAAAGTCAGAAGCGGGGCGTGACGCATGCGGGTCATGATGCGCCGCCCGCGTCAGGAATGCGTGACTGATCGATGAGAGCGGCGAGCAAGAGAAGCGGCCCACCGAAACGCTAGGGGCCGCCAAACAGGGGAGAAGGTAGACAGGGGAAGAACTAGGGTGTAGTGGGGGCCAGCGTGCTGGACTGAGCCTTCACCGCTTTCAGGGCCGCCGGGTCGGGCTTTTCGTCGCGCAGGGGAGCCGGATTCGGGTCGGGCGCATAACCGGGCAATTCCTCTATGTACACGCGCCGCTGCACGATGTTGCTGGGGGGCGTGAATTCGGTGGCCAGCCTGCCCGTCGTGCGGTCTATGTCGATCATGACCGTGCGGGGGTCTTCTCCGCCCGGTGCAAAGGTGGTTTCGCGGTACACGGTGGGGAGGGGCGCGTCGGGCTGAATCTGGGTGTTGGCGGCGTCGCGGTAGTTGGGGTCGAGCAGCGCGATCTTGACGCCGGGCAAGTAGCCGGGGTCGGGCGCGTCCGCCGTCAGAATGCCGGGAGGCTCCACGTACTGCGTCACCGTCTTGCCCGCGTGCGCCACTTCCATCATCCGCCGCCAGATCGGGGCGTTCACGTAACCGGAAAAGAAGTTGACCGGCATTTCGCCGCCCTGCTGCTTGCCCACCCAGACGGCTCCGGTGTAGAGGGGGGTGGTGCCCACGAACCAGAAATCCTTGGGGCCGTTACTCGTTCCCGTTTTGCCTGCCACCGGCCACTCTCCGAACTTGGCCTTGGTCGCCAGCCCGCCTAGTCGCTCGGTCAGGTCGTTTACCACGCCGTTGATCATGTCTAGGCCCAGATACGCCACCTGCGGAGTCCAGACGCGCTTGGGCTTGATGGGAGTGGTTCCGGCGTCGTACAGGACTTCGCCGCGTGCAGTGGTCACGCGCGTCAGGTAGCGTGGCGCACGGTACAGGCCGCCGTTGACGAAGGGAGCGTAGGCCGCTGCCATCTTCACCGGAGTGGTTTCCACTGCGCCCAGCGCGGCAGCCAGCCCGGTTCCGTCGTTGGGCGGCACTCCCAATTCGCGCAGCTTGCCGAAAAAGGTCTGAAGGCCGATCCGGTCTGCGAGGCGCACCGTGACCAAGTTCAGCGAGCGGTCAAGGGCTTCCCGAATGGTCATGGAGCGGTAAGTGGTCGCGCCCTCGAAGTTTTCCGGTTCGTACACGCCGTCTTTACAGCCGATGCACGGGTAGGACACCGGTTTGTCGTCTTCGCGGTGATCCTGGGTCAGTCCGGTACTGAGGGCGGTGGTATACAGCAGCGGCTTGATGGTGGAACCGATCTGGCGCTGGCCCTGCGCGGCGTTGTTCCAGTCGTCGGGCGGCGCGTTGCCGACAAGCTTTTGCCCGATCATGCCCAGCACTTCCCCGCTATAGGGGTCAAGGATGGTCGCGCCCAACGTCGCGCCGGGGGGCAAGCCGGTGGCTTCCCGGCTGGCCGTTTCCACCGCATTCTGAACTTTGGGATCGAGCGTGGTATACACGCGCAGGCCGCCGCTGCCGTACACCTTCTCGCGTCCGAAGCGGCGCACGAGTTCGCCCTCCACCTGTCCCATAAAATGCGGTGCGCGGGTGGTGGTCACGGCTTTCAGTTCCTTGGCGGTGCGGTCTACCAGTTTGGCCGTCTTCACGTCGCCGGACGCGGCATACACCACTTGCCAGCCACGCGGCTGTAGTTTTTCCTGCCACGCGGCGTCGGCCTGCGCCTGAGTGACCCACTGGTCTTCCACCATGCGGGCCAGCACCACTTTCATCAGCGGGCGGACTTGTTCATAATTGAAGTATCGGCCTGCGCTGGGCACCAAAACCGTCAGGTACACACTCTGGGCCAGCGACAGGCGCTTGGGCGTGGTGCGGAAATACGCCTGAGACGCCGCGTAGATGCCGTACAACTCCACCGGGCCGCCGTCGCCCCAATAAATGGTGTTCAGGTAGTTTTGAAGAATCTCTTCTTTGGTAAAGCTGCGCTCCACCTGCACGCTCAGCATCCATTCTTTCAGCTTGCGGTCAGGCGTGCGGGCCTGATTGTATTCCTCCAGCAACAGCGTGTTCTTCACGAGTTGGTTGGTCAGCGTGCTGCCGCCCTGAACCTCGTCACCGCGTGCCAGTCGCTGAAATTGCCGTGCCAGCCCGTAGGGGTCAAGGCCGTAATGCTCGAAGAACCGCCGATCTTCGTTAGAGATCAGGGCCGCCACCATAAACGGGCTGATTTCATCGAGCGTCACTAGGGTTCGGCTGATGGCCTGCTCCCCGATTTTGGGAATCAGGCTGCCCAGAGAGGTGTTGTCGCGGGCAAAGACCCGCGTTTCTGCCCCCAGAGAACGGGTCAGGGAATCGAGTTCGCGGTAGTCGGGCAGTTCGCGTGCCCACTTGCTGGCATAGGTCGCGG includes the following:
- a CDS encoding ABC transporter ATP-binding protein; the encoded protein is MSNPALSTIHDPRSALPHAVQLRGVWLRLGREVILRGLDLDIPAGSGVTLLGENGAGKTTLLRLISSGLKPTRGEGRVLGFDLRDGRAVRDCVHLMPVDAGLYPDLTGEENLNFALQMHSLKGDAASALRRVGLERAAARRVRFLSAGMRKRLALARAHLLARPITLVDEPFANLDDAGRQLTLDLLGELSGRGVTLLIAAHEPQLARQVAPRALRLASGVLSEVDYGGQ
- a CDS encoding heme exporter protein CcmB gives rise to the protein MAGSKAQDRQHEGITTIHDAPTTIQTPRSAFQTVLTVAAKDLRVAGRTRDALLATGFFAGLVLLVLGLALTGGVTRSDDGAAELASGAVWTALALAAAVGAQRAFAQEQEAGALEQLTLYPGAHGALYLGKLLGVLGPLLLVAALAVPMGLILFGAAGAGRAVPWPELALLTVLGVLGFAAGTTFYGSITVSLRAREALLPALAFPILVPVVISSVKATTLLLQTGWTPEVTAWVGFLAAFDVGTVILATLLFPYAVEG
- the tsaB gene encoding tRNA (adenosine(37)-N6)-threonylcarbamoyltransferase complex dimerization subunit type 1 TsaB translates to MTFSPAPIDAAPVTLALDTATPFLTLALAWPGGMRVWSAEVGRAHAERVAGAVAELFEEAGLPLRAERIVIGTGPGSYTGVRVGASYALGLARVWGAEVVGVPTLEGLVRGPDGVRLSESVAVSLDARRGNVYGAVYRVEAGIVAEVLHAPEKQSMEDFQTRAAGLPYFHDGAPSGEALLRAGLAHGQADWALAYL
- a CDS encoding ABC transporter substrate-binding protein, whose protein sequence is MRTTLRTRLVLTTALLLSSAASAATTTLNVFMGSQQRPEIFQPLFDRFQKQNPNIKIKIETGGATSEAQNQYLTTVLAAKDNTLDIFLIDVVRTATFAAAGWAEPLDAYVPNKEVYLKAFLAGPVNAASVGGKLYAMPAFTDAQFLYYRKDLLAKHNAKVPKTWDELAATAARIQKAEGGNLQGFNFQGAPIEGTVCNFLQLTWTGGGNVNDVTSPAAKQGLGFLVNAVKTKLAPAASSEMKTDDSRQQFQAGNVLFGMNWSYAWAHFQGSSPQPTKVKGDVGVTAIPAFGKNSTATCTGGWQWAVSAYSRNKAASAKLLQFMASSDIQKEMAIKGAYLPIRKSLYNDAGVVAANPHFKSLFSIVTKARPRPITANYPRVSEIIRNNVSAAVAGSKTVDVALADMQRDLEPLLK
- a CDS encoding cytochrome c biogenesis CcdA family protein — protein: MLTSGLSAPTFAVAFLAGLFSFLSPCVLPLVPSYLGVIGGARSPLLRALGFILGFGLVFIALGATASSLGAVLAPHKFLLGQVAAVLIIFFGLVMLGVVRLPFLMRDTRALADAGGYGPVALGAAFAFGWSPCLGPALGSILGLAASTASLGQGVGLLAAYTLGLAVPFLLAALLWNRLNLRRLNRYSGTFERVGGGILVAVGLLMITGQFTRLAAFFYGVTPEWLRM